ATCATACTACTGAGAAGTTAAAGTAAATATGCTTTCAATGATATATGTTTAATATGTGCGGAGTAAGAATTTATAAGGTAGCtgaagtgtttaaaacatatgTGCACAGTTCAGATGAATGATTTAACTTTATGTTGTACTGCACTAAGTCTCTCCAAGAAggagattttttgttttgttttgtttttttgcacaatAAGGGGTTGTATTGCACTAAGATGTGCATCCACAATATGCCTACTGTGAATGCACATCTTAGTGCAATACAACCCCTTAttgtgcaatattttttttttctccttcttgGGGAGACTTTTGTGCTATATGATTCTCTAGAGTAACTCCACTCTCTATTGTGCAAGTATGTAACATGGTTAAATTTGTTGAATGTGCACTACGTGATATATGTAAATTATGCTGAGGGGAAGCTATCCTAAATTCATTGTACGtgtgtataatgacaataaAAGGCATTCATTTATTACTTTATACTGATGAACTGAACATTCATTTCAATGAGATGACTGCATGCTTTCAACTGATTTCCTCTTGAACTGTCACCAACTGAACTGCAGTGGTCAAACTATGTAAAATATAGTGAATTAAGCTACAAACTCGCTCCATCTAACATGTATTTTTGAGCTGCAGCTCGACATATTAATGGAGTGTTTTCACTAGTTAGCAGTAAATTGATTATCTCACCTGTAGATTTAGTAGCCAGTACTAACGGTGTCGTATTATGTAGCCTCGCCCCTTTTTAGCGCTGCATTTGTTGTCTTGTCTTCCGGTTGTATTTCCACAGTGATCTCACGGATTTATGAATGAACCGCTCGTTTTAAAATCTTCCTGGTCTACTGACAAACATTACAATGCTCACGATAACTTTCGTTAACTCTACAATACATAAATCCACTTTACCAGCTAAATTACTCTTAAGGCCCATTCACACTAAGCACGATAATAACTAcaaagataacgataaagatatagttctaaaaatctttctcagtattaaagaatagcagagtccacaccacagctataacgataaagtcacagagaaacgatatcgttggaatcacttcaAGAAcgattttttttccagctgatgaacgatacaaacattgtcagccaatcagaatccatcctgctgtGCAGCTCAAGAATAATTTAAAGCTGCAGACGAGCGcgcgcttagaataaacagacgatatcgTTCGCCGGTGTGGACGATAATATCGTTATCGTGCTtagtgtgaacgggcctttaaACAGcaattttgcactttttttgaACTTTATAAGAGTAAAATTAGATTGCTATTATCTCGGCTATtgctattatattttatttgcataaacAGCAATTTCAAGATGAGCTTTTTTGCTCTTTGATGGATTCTTTAGTCAACGATGCCATAGAAATATACAGAGCTACTGCACAAATGGAAGTTCAAAGACAATGTTCTAAAGATGGTGACAGGCTTCTCTGGAGAATAAGGTCATGGCTGAAGACACGAAAAGCGGAGGAACAGACAAACCAAATCAATTAAATGAGTCATTTACGCTGGAACCGCTCAGATTGATTTAAACTCGTGGTTTCAAGTGATTCACTAGCAAAAACCAGATCAAAAGAGCTATTCATTTTCGGATTTCCACATCGCTTAAAAAGCATGTAGTGAAACAGAGCTTTTCGAAACTCTGAatcacttaaagggatactccaccccaaaatgaaaatgttgtcatttgtCAATCACTTGCCCCCATGTCGGTCCCtaaaagcttcattcgtcttcggaacacaatttaagatattttggacatcatcaaaatagtccatctgccatcagtggttcaatctgaatgttAAAGagacaagaatactttttgtacgcaaagaaaacaaaaataacgactttattcaacaatttattttctctgtgtcaccgtagcgccattCAGATTGAGCCACTGATgccagatggactattttgatgatgtccaaaatatcttaaattgtgttccgaagacgaatgaagcttttacggggttggaacgacatgggggtaagtgagtaatgacaaaattttcattttggggtggagtatccctttaaaccaTTGTGTCGCAAACAGTTTCGAATCATTTGACTTGGACCGGAACTTCGGAGCGGGTTTGGGAAtcttttttctgatttttgaaatgtatttatttatttatttttattaaaaagaaggcatacaaaacatcaaagcaTTGAGATAGTACagttataaaacaaaacaactataatcatgttttattattatttttttagtagtagtagtagtggttaattttcataaggaaTGTATAAGATGACACATAGGATGAATACAGAGATTTTTGTGTATGGATGTTAAAATTTAGCTAGCAGGAAACACAAAttatttaagttatattttcGTATATTCTCTTTTGAGTAGTCAAATAATCCAAAGAAAGCATAACCtatttaaaaaggtaatttaCACAATGAAATCGGATGAACATTTTAATCTGACCAAAATTTCTCATCTCATTTGCAGATGATTTCGACAACTGTACAGTCCGTTTATCCCTGCGCGGACAACAGCGCATGCGCGAATGAATGAACGCCCAGTTACGTGCTGTCATGGCAGGGCCtttctcaaaaaataaataaatgaatacaaaaagtaaacaaaataaaaaagaaaagttattttaaaagaatgaccaaaacaataagtaaataatttttatttgttaattgcattttttatacttcacattattatatttttttgccgCTGcagttttaattattgtttttgctAAGTGCaaggtttagtttagttatgtCTACGTAACACAAACATTAAGGCCAAaaaaatttatcaaaatgttacttgtttttttttttgacgtaAAATCATAAATGGTTATCCTTCCGCAATAAGAAATAGTGCCTAACCAAAACCAGCAACAGAATGTTCTTAGGTCTGATGGagctaaataaattaatatgccatcacacacacatatatctaGCCTATATGTTTATGTACCAGCATCAGAAAACTTACGTTTTCCGTCGTTTAGTTTAACCGAACCGGATCGCGGAACAGCACGAGCTCGATCAGTACACCTCCGAGGGAGGGGCGTGGCCTCACAACTAAATGAATGATTGACATACTACTCCAAGAGGGGCACATATACCTAATTGaattattaataaacaattttgcctgaaataataatacatttaaccTTCTTAAAGTGTGCTTTAATAATATGATTAATTATGGTTAGcctataaatattttgttataaatggcaaatacaaaaataaacacatttttttctagtctcttcaaactgttcttCAAATCACTCATATTCAATTGTTTTGCCGCTTATAGatcaaaatgtacttttaaacaTGTTGGTCCGTTAGTTTTACCAAAAAAACACTTATGTTTATGTCGCTACGGGTGGTTGCTAAGGATGATAAACAGATCTTTTAATATGATACCGCTATCTACCAATCAGCATCCAGGACTCGAACTGCCCGTTTAATAAATAGAGATCAGACAAAAGCAGTCTGTCAAACAGAAGCCAAGTGATGCACAAATCCTACCAGCCCCTGAAACCCGCGACCAACAAATACCTGCAGCAGCGATGGGACCAGACGCGCTATGAGGACCACCGCAGCAAGGTTTCGGCATCTTTATGCTTCTGTTTGTTTCATAATCGTGTTTGATATTGCTTAAAAACGAATTTGGGCAGctattttaaagtgtcatttatttctgtgatcaaagctgaattttcagcatcattcctccagtcttcagtgtcacatgatccttcagatttgctgctcaagaaacatttctgattattatcaatgttgaaaactgttgtgctgaccaatatttttgtggaaacggtgatgCACTTAGTTTGGGgtacataaaattaataaaaagtgtcagtaaagtcatttataatgttacaaaagaagtctatttcaaataaatactgttcttctgaactttctgttcatcaaagaatcctgaaaaataaaattgatcaCGGTTTcttaaaatattgtgcagcacaactgttttcaacattgataataatcagaaatgtttgttgagcagcaaatcagcatattagaatgatttctgaagatcatgtgacactgaagactggaggaatgatgctgaaaatacagctgcgcatcacaggaataaattacattttaaaatatattcacatagaaaacatttattttaaatgttaataatatatttgatcatataaatgcagccttgatcagtagaagagacttctttcaaaaacataagtATTATTTCCACATTTTGACCAGTGGtgtgtatattgtttatttttaaatgtagaatCTACTGGATCAGTAAAGACTGAAATCCTTACAGAGAAATGCAGTCTTAAATACAGGAGCACAGCTGAAATTATTTTCTCCCTGTATTTACTTCCAAGTATTTAATTTTCTCTCTGTGTTTCTTTCTTAGGTGCGAGAAGCCAAACCCGTGGTCAACACCAAGGGCATCCAAACGCCTGCACATATTCAACAGAAACTGAAGAAAATCCAGGTGACTCATTAATTAATATGTAAACAagaatgtattacatttttttttttttcactgcaaTGTACAATGTATTCATATGTCAATTTATAtagatgcatttacaaaaaatgtgtgtaggaaaaaaaaaaaaaagatttttttttttgttcaaatgcatgtattaaaatatattaaatgagtttgtgttgttttcaggTGCAGGAAGAGAGGATGTTCATCATCGAGAGAGACAATCATCACCTGGCGTCCAAACTGGCTGCGATCTCTCGCTCCAAAGGCCTCGTGGACCACAGGAACCATTACCAAGAGTGcaggtgtttgtgtgtttatgtgactGTAGTTAACACAGTCACACGCTGACCTGGTTAGGAGCTGTTTATTTGAGAAGGGTTTCTGGTGTCGTTTCTCCCGCGGCGTCTCATGTCATCTGCGGATCTCAAACTGACGGGATGAATCATTCATGCTGGGCTGTTGACAAAGCCTTTATGAATTATTGAGAGACACGTAAGCTATCCTCCATCAAACCTGAGGGATCTGAACGCGGTCCACTGGTGGATGGGTTGTGGCCATACCGGCtgtgtttttatacagtatgatGGAAGGACTGGTGAATTgttttatagtttaaaaaagatttgttcCATGCACAATTCCTTCAGAATAtgtaaaaactatatatttagattttagtaATACAGTGCTATTTTTAGTttcatgaatataatatacaatattttaaagtagtttttatttgtactttagtttgacattttctgtttatagttttaattttctgtctcaattttagttaaagttatagtaattttgctgttttcagttaggtttttatttttaagtctaTAGTATTTCTTAAATACATTTGCATTGATGATaatttttagaaacattttgaattagattttcatattttgttttgtttttaattatagttaattaattatgtttttgtgaTTTTCAGTAGTTCTtaatatagtgttttttttttttttttataaattattatttagaatattttgaattattttttattttgtctttcatttttaaaattggtcattttgttttgtgatttagtttttcttcattttttattttttaattttattaatattttgtattttttatcatttctgttttgtttttaattttagttaaggtTTAAgtagtttttgtgtttttcagcagtttcataaatgtttttaaaattgttttaaatgttttatttataatattgttaatagcaatttgaattattttaatgcttGCTTTTCAATTTTAGTCAGTTTTAGGagttttatggtgtttttgtgattttcagcgggtttttgtttgtaaatatgtctttaaagcatttatatatatatatatatatatatatatatatatatatatatatatatatatatatatatatagaatatagaatgttttaatagttttagttatacCAATAATCTGTTTTACAGTCTGAATGCTGAGAAAAGGAGGGAGAAGCTTCTTCAGGTGACTCATGAAAACCAGGCGATCTACCATCGAATCACGACGCAGAAATCCGACTACAGGAGGGAACTCTGGGAAGAAGACTGGGAAAAAGTGGAGCGAAAGAGAGACGACATCGCACGCTATCCACGAGGAGAGAGCAATAAACAGGTCTGACATgaattcactttttaaaaagtgttaaaacTGTTCATTCTCCTTAAAATGTCAATTGTGTCATCACTTACTCACTTATATGGCACTTGTAAACATCTGCTTTTGTGCtacatgaaagaaagaaagtggcTTGGAACAACATGTAAATAAGTACACGATGCGAATATGGAAGAAAAGATCAGTCGCTACTTCTGTTTCATCACGACTTTAAAGTGTCTGCATTATTTATTcgagaaataaatgtgaattttctCTGTCACAGAAATCTACAAAGTGTGTGAAGTTCTCTGGAGGGACGTCAGGACAGAGTCAGCGCTCGTCCAGCGGTGTTGAAGATGACAGCGGGGAAACCACAGAAGATTCAACATAACAACACTCACCACAACCAGCCACATGAACTCAACAGAGTTACACTAAACACCAGACACCTGGCAAATAAACTCACCTGCATGGGTTAAATGAAGCCCTTGAAGTGATGTGGTGACCTTTTATCCTTTGTTTTCCTACAATTTTCAAAACCACGTTCATCCGTTCACCGCACTGATGCTGGAACACTGGGTTTGTGGATTCAGAGATAAATCATTTCGTTTTATATacgtgaccttggaccacaaaaccagtcataaggttacatttttggaaattgagatttatagatcatccaaaagctgaataaatgagcttttcattgatgcatgttaggatcggacaatatttggctgaggtacaaatatatgaaaatctggaatctgagggtgcaaaaaaatattaaatattgagaaaatcacctttaaagttgtccaaatgaagttcttagcaatgcatattactaacaaaaaattaagttttgatatatttacggtagaaaattgactaaatatcttcatggaacatgatctttacttaatatcctaatgatttttggcataaaagaaaaattgatcattttgacccatacaatgcattgtaggctatttctacaaatatacctgtgctacttatgactgcttttgagCTCCAGCGTCACATATACGAACCATTTAAGTTCtgatgtaaattaataataataataaaaaatctgtttatCCTAATTTTCACAAATGACAATCTGAAATATTTCCCAAATTAGAGTTGGTTGTTTCTCCTGAGAAAGAGACTCCAATAATCTCACAGGTGTCCCAAACTCGCTCTGGATCACAATATGATCTGAAAACTTTTCTCATCATATGATCTGAGTTGCTTTACGTGAAATTTACAGCTCTAGTCACCTTATTTTGAAACGTGGAAGTAAGCTATTAGCCTTGAATGCGCGCGACTTCCGGTCCATTAGCCGCTAAGCGACTAGAAAAATAAAGTGCAGTGATGGTAAAAATTATTCGCGCTATAAATCAGTGTGTAtatgattatgaacataaattaaaataatatactaacAAATAGCAGTTTTCAGTATAAAGCTGCACTTATGTACAGTTAAAATAACTGAAGCGAATGAGACCGGAAGCCGCGCACATAAATGGCCGCGCTCGCGCTTACGTTAAAAATAAGGCGGAAACGCATTTAAGGTCTATTTTTAACAGCGGTTATTTAAGGATATTACTTTATACTTGAAAGACTTGAGTTATGGCTGAAAACATCTTCCTCGTTGTACACTATACCTCACTAAGACTAGTGCAGTAGTTTCCAAATGTAGGTCATCCATCATCCACTGGATGGCAACACAAGCATGTTTGTTGAACAAATTGAATCTCCCAAAGCCTGCTGAAGCCTGAAAAAAGGAAGAGGAGTAAAGCAGAAATCATGTCAAGATAAACAGACCTAGATATTGCTGCTTGTACAGTTTGTATGGATTGATCGATGACAGAACAGTCATGCAGGATAGTTATGCATCTCTATTATTCATATAACATTCCAGACAATAGCAGTCGTTGTTGAAGTTTAGCCTTGTGTTTTATTGCCCAGGAGGCATGTGAGGttatttaaagcatttattaaaagtatttttgagCATAAAACTGTCACAGTCAAAATATTCCAAACAGGCCTATGTGTTGTTCTtctcatgaaaaacaaaaacaaaaaaacataagacATCTGCTATGAACtattgaaaaactgtaatattgtataatatcattacactttttaaatattttaagtctttaatttaaaatttaatagcTGTTTCCTATGTGATATGtgatatatgtaatttattcctgtgatggaaaaaaggaatataatttttttgtttttgaaagaagtctcttctgctcaccaaggctgcatttatttgatcaaaaatatagtaaaaattgtgaaatattattaacatttaaaatagctgttttctgtgtgaatgtattgtagaatgtaatttatttctgtgatcaaagctgaattttcagcatcattactccagtcttcagtgtcacatgatccttcagaaatcactttaatatgctgctcatttctgattatcatcaatgttgaaaacagttgtgctgctgaatacTTTTGTGGAAgctgatacattttatttttcaggattgaatagaaagtttaaaagtacagcatttatttgaaatcttttggaacattttaaatgtctttaacttttgatcaatttaatgcgtccttgctgaataaaagtagtgATTTCTCCATCTTTCTAGTTTTGCTCTACGGTGTAGTGTAAAACTTGCCTGCGAGTTATAGTGATCTATGAAAAATTGCCTAAAATGAGCTTAAAATGGATTAAGCTGGTCTTAAAACCAAGAAAGCAAGTATTCTGCTGGTTAACTAGTTTGCCAACTGATCTCCTCATTAAAACGATTGAACTTAACCAGCCTGATCTGTCTGGTGGCAATCCACTTCAGAATTGGTTTGATATCATGGTACTGAACGATTTCCATGTTCATGAACTATATTTACATGGAATACCGGTTTGTACCATGGTAATACTATGGTACTTTGTTAGTGGAGCCAATATTTGGAGGCCACATGCCAAATTTAACTACTTAATTAAGTGACAATTATCCTTCTGAGCACTAAAATTTTGCTGAACACGATATTGCTTATACGGCAGAAAAAATGCTTTCCTAAAATCTGGGAAGCGCCGTTGTTTCCATCCTCCAAGACGACGAGCCAGTATTTCCCGTCTGTTCCCTGACCTTGTTTTTCCTCCATCTCAGTGCTTCTTCAATCATTCTGGCAGCTTTCCTGCCAGTCTGTCATTCTGAACACCTCTGTCGTTCTCCTGCAGGTCCATGAAGCCAGAATCATGCAGAACAATACCTGAAGGAGCTAATGACGCCAGACAGAGTGAATGTGAGCTTTCTCGCCTGTTTAACTGCCGTGATGAATTATTCGAGGAGAACAGATGCCCACAGCGGCTTCATCTGGCAGATTTCCTCAAAATCGGGATCCACTCTGCTTTTTTCCCCATGAGATTCATCAGGAGTTCAGCAGGAGAGTTTATGATGCAGAATGGTTATACATGCAGTTGCATATCTTTcccataaaagtagtccatataaCTTGTGTCACATGATAGATTGGTGTGAGGAACTGACTCAAATTTCAGCTTCCTTCATGTTGTGGATGGGAAGATTTTGCCttgaacaatgaacaatgcattgaatttcagtctgttcctcacacaaactATCAAAAAAACTCAAAGAGACTTGAAAAAACTGCATATGTTTTGAAAAACAGACACAAGACGCATcttctgataaaaaaataaaaacattggtGCATACAATATTGTTGTGCATTTGACATTTAACTTGGACTTGGTATGAAATGCAATAACCTAAAAAGCTTCTGAAATCCTTTCTACCAAAAACTGTCACATAAAGCAGAATATCATaatagaaaaatacatttatttatacagggTTCACAAACCAGAGAGTACCGGCACAGGAGACCTGAAATACAATGAGATGTTGGGAAACATCCATAAAACAAACCGAGGCACAAACTGGGAAACTGATTTTCCAGAAGACACAATGACTATAAGTATGGCCctttaaagg
This genomic stretch from Onychostoma macrolepis isolate SWU-2019 chromosome 25, ASM1243209v1, whole genome shotgun sequence harbors:
- the si:ch211-284k5.2 gene encoding uncharacterized protein si:ch211-284k5.2 produces the protein MHKSYQPLKPATNKYLQQRWDQTRYEDHRSKVREAKPVVNTKGIQTPAHIQQKLKKIQVQEERMFIIERDNHHLASKLAAISRSKGLVDHRNHYQECSLNAEKRREKLLQVTHENQAIYHRITTQKSDYRRELWEEDWEKVERKRDDIARYPRGESNKQKSTKCVKFSGGTSGQSQRSSSGVEDDSGETTEDST